From the Thermovirga lienii DSM 17291 genome, one window contains:
- a CDS encoding transporter, NhaC family (TC 2.A.35) (PFAM: Na+/H+ antiporter family~COGs: COG1757 Na+/H+ antiporter~InterPro IPR018461~KEGG: pfu:PF2032 hypothetical protein~PFAM: Na+/H+ antiporter NhaC-like~SPTR: Putative uncharacterized protein), with amino-acid sequence MGEIAAKGALSLVPVILALILAFRTKDAVFSLLIGCIVGVVIAGFDPATGLSKLFQKALGNGDFIWVVMIEIAVGIMVAFYLRAGVIASFAEWASTKIKSHRAASGFGWLLGIFIFFSDYFSPLFSGPIARPLTDKYKVSREMLAYLLDSGSAPVCTLVPLTGWAVYIAGLLKGYGPIQDVNEGMAVFIKSIPYNFYGWFAVILAGLIGFQLIPNFGPMKKAEERAMKEGKVLRDGATPLTGEEMEMIKPLEGKKSNLFLYLVVPVLIVISIAIGTFVAFGSAKILEAFFAAVMYQAVAMALGGYFKGIKDGMDVAVKGITGAMISFFTGTSWGTYAILTPFVLPVAMNLSGGEVNSLVLATVGAVVGGGLFGDHCSPVSDTTCLSSFGAGSDHMDYVTTQLPYAITAGVLAAVIFAIIGNISI; translated from the coding sequence ATGGGAGAAATAGCAGCAAAAGGTGCTCTGTCCCTGGTTCCAGTGATCTTGGCCCTTATATTGGCTTTCAGGACAAAGGATGCGGTGTTCTCTCTACTCATAGGATGCATCGTCGGCGTCGTCATAGCCGGATTCGACCCAGCAACAGGACTTTCCAAGCTGTTCCAGAAGGCACTGGGCAACGGCGACTTCATCTGGGTGGTCATGATAGAGATCGCAGTAGGAATCATGGTTGCCTTCTACCTAAGAGCCGGCGTCATTGCCTCCTTCGCGGAGTGGGCCAGCACCAAGATAAAAAGCCACAGAGCGGCCTCTGGGTTTGGCTGGCTTTTGGGAATATTCATCTTCTTCAGCGACTACTTCAGCCCTCTTTTCAGCGGCCCCATCGCCAGGCCTCTGACCGACAAGTACAAAGTTTCCCGAGAAATGCTCGCTTATCTGTTGGACTCAGGCAGCGCCCCTGTATGTACCCTGGTCCCCCTGACCGGCTGGGCCGTTTACATCGCAGGACTCCTCAAAGGGTACGGCCCCATACAGGACGTAAACGAGGGCATGGCCGTCTTCATCAAATCCATACCTTATAACTTCTACGGCTGGTTCGCGGTAATCCTGGCTGGCTTGATAGGCTTCCAACTGATCCCCAACTTCGGGCCGATGAAGAAGGCCGAAGAACGGGCCATGAAGGAGGGCAAGGTGCTCCGCGACGGTGCTACACCCCTTACCGGCGAGGAAATGGAAATGATCAAGCCCCTGGAAGGAAAGAAGTCCAACTTGTTCTTGTACCTTGTGGTTCCCGTCCTGATAGTAATATCCATAGCCATAGGCACTTTCGTGGCCTTCGGAAGCGCCAAGATCCTTGAGGCTTTCTTCGCTGCAGTTATGTACCAGGCCGTTGCCATGGCCTTAGGCGGGTACTTCAAAGGCATAAAAGACGGCATGGACGTGGCCGTAAAGGGCATAACCGGAGCCATGATATCCTTCTTCACCGGGACATCGTGGGGAACCTACGCCATCTTGACGCCCTTCGTATTGCCCGTGGCGATGAACCTCTCCGGCGGTGAGGTCAACAGCCTAGTTTTGGCGACGGTTGGAGCCGTAGTGGGCGGAGGGCTCTTTGGAGACCACTGCTCCCCTGTCTCGGACACCACCTGTCTTTCGTCCTTCGGGGCAGGCTCGGACCACATGGATTACGTAACTACCCAGCTACCTTACGCCATAACGGCCGGCGTTCTGGCTGCTGTAATCTTTGCCATAATAGGCAACATCAGCATATAG
- a CDS encoding ABC-3 protein (PFAM: ABC 3 transport family~COGs: COG1108 ABC-type Mn2+/Zn2+ transport systems permease components~InterPro IPR001626~KEGG: mar:MAE_52810 ABC-3 transport family protein~PFAM: ABC-3 protein~SPTR: Similar to A1IAV0_9DELT Putative Mn/Zn ABC transporter), producing the protein MIEALQFDFMRNALLAGLLISVACGIVGTFVVTKRIVFLSGSIAHAAYGGIGLGYFLGFNPLLGAFAFSLAAAVGMSAIQRRARERSDTLIGALWAIGMAVGIILIDLSGGYKADLMSYLFGSILMIPQEDLWLLLALDLGIMLLVWLFYKELVALSFDETFSTVQNIPVGKIHTLLVTMTALTVVMMMRMVGLIMVIALLTMPAAISGQFAKSLKKMMVLASILGALFILSGLWLSYWLNLTSGACIILVAGVSYLASLAIKNLI; encoded by the coding sequence ATGATTGAGGCCCTTCAGTTCGACTTCATGAGAAACGCCCTCTTGGCAGGGCTTTTGATCAGCGTAGCATGCGGCATCGTGGGGACCTTTGTAGTAACCAAACGTATAGTCTTTTTGAGCGGCAGCATCGCCCACGCCGCTTACGGTGGGATAGGCCTTGGGTATTTTTTGGGATTCAACCCCCTCTTGGGGGCCTTCGCCTTCAGCCTTGCCGCAGCCGTAGGAATGAGCGCCATTCAGCGAAGGGCAAGGGAGCGCTCCGACACCCTAATAGGGGCCCTGTGGGCCATAGGCATGGCTGTGGGGATAATACTCATTGATCTATCAGGAGGATACAAGGCCGATCTAATGAGCTACCTTTTCGGAAGCATCCTGATGATACCTCAAGAAGACCTATGGCTTCTTTTGGCACTGGACCTGGGTATAATGCTTTTGGTGTGGCTGTTTTACAAGGAGCTAGTGGCCCTTTCCTTCGACGAAACGTTCTCAACGGTGCAGAACATCCCCGTGGGTAAGATTCACACCCTTTTGGTCACCATGACCGCTCTCACCGTGGTGATGATGATGCGAATGGTAGGACTCATAATGGTTATCGCCCTTCTCACCATGCCCGCTGCCATAAGCGGGCAGTTCGCCAAGAGCCTGAAAAAAATGATGGTCCTTGCCTCCATTTTAGGGGCCTTATTCATCCTCTCAGGCCTTTGGCTTTCCTACTGGCTCAACCTCACATCCGGTGCATGCATCATTCTGGTGGCCGGCGTTTCCTACTTGGCAAGCCTGGCCATCAAGAACTTAATCTAG
- a CDS encoding Saccharopine dehydrogenase (PFAM: Saccharopine dehydrogenase~COGs: COG1748 Saccharopine dehydrogenase and related protein~InterPro IPR005097~KEGG: dat:HRM2_15290 saccharopine dehydrogenase-like protein (NADP+, L-glutamate forming)~PFAM: Saccharopine dehydrogenase~SPTR: Saccharopine dehydrogenase-like protein (NADP+, L-glutamate forming)) codes for MAGKTVLQLGYGMQGKAALYDIVKSPIVSKVILADASTQVLDVPKAPGFEKVEAVVLDASDQKAMEELMKKADIVMELLPGPFALRAARLAAQVGVSLVSSMYFVNPGEQDPEKRQAQKEELQKIHQEASSKGVTILQEFGMDPGIDLVLTKNALDKLDVVEALHSYGAGFPEKEVAEKSPLGYKFTWSIIGVMRSYLRPARYIKDSQIVDVPADEMFMPEHTHILEVPELGGPLECFPNGDSASYAEIFGVKGTVKSMGRYICRWPGHGAFWSRMAKCGFLNEAPIKCGDAYVFPVEFCASLLGSQKQFFYEDDERDVALIRIDARGYRDGKPIRVINQIIDKRDLKTGFTSMQRTVGFTVSIGAQMILQEKISEKGVLSPIQVPFQPFISELAARDIVFTSSEEHWDGRLDA; via the coding sequence ATGGCCGGTAAGACAGTTCTGCAGCTAGGCTACGGAATGCAGGGCAAGGCAGCACTATATGACATAGTAAAAAGCCCTATTGTATCTAAGGTTATCCTGGCTGACGCATCCACTCAGGTTTTAGACGTACCCAAGGCTCCCGGATTCGAGAAGGTCGAGGCGGTAGTACTGGACGCCTCGGACCAAAAAGCCATGGAGGAGCTGATGAAAAAGGCTGATATAGTGATGGAGCTTCTTCCTGGACCTTTTGCCCTTCGCGCTGCCAGGCTTGCAGCTCAGGTGGGGGTCAGCCTTGTGAGCTCCATGTATTTCGTCAATCCCGGAGAACAGGACCCCGAAAAGAGACAAGCCCAAAAGGAGGAACTTCAAAAGATTCATCAGGAGGCATCCTCCAAGGGAGTAACCATCCTGCAGGAGTTCGGCATGGATCCAGGAATCGATTTGGTTTTAACAAAGAACGCCCTGGACAAGCTCGACGTCGTTGAGGCCCTCCACTCTTACGGGGCGGGCTTCCCCGAAAAAGAAGTAGCAGAGAAAAGCCCCTTGGGTTACAAGTTCACCTGGTCCATCATAGGAGTGATGCGGTCCTACTTGAGGCCGGCGCGCTACATAAAGGACTCCCAAATAGTTGACGTCCCCGCGGACGAAATGTTCATGCCAGAACACACCCACATACTTGAGGTTCCAGAGCTGGGAGGCCCCCTGGAGTGCTTCCCAAACGGTGACTCCGCCTCCTACGCTGAGATCTTCGGCGTAAAAGGAACGGTCAAGAGCATGGGCAGGTACATCTGCCGCTGGCCTGGACACGGCGCCTTCTGGAGCCGAATGGCCAAGTGCGGCTTTTTGAACGAAGCCCCCATCAAGTGCGGGGATGCCTACGTCTTTCCTGTTGAGTTCTGCGCAAGCCTTCTGGGCTCTCAGAAACAGTTCTTCTACGAGGACGACGAAAGGGATGTAGCCCTCATTCGCATAGACGCCAGAGGATACAGGGACGGAAAACCCATCAGAGTGATAAACCAGATAATCGACAAAAGAGATCTGAAGACGGGCTTCACATCCATGCAGCGCACCGTTGGATTCACCGTCTCCATAGGTGCCCAAATGATACTCCAGGAGAAGATAAGCGAAAAAGGGGTGCTAAGCCCCATACAAGTTCCTTTCCAGCCGTTCATCTCAGAGCTAGCCGCAAGAGACATAGTCTTCACTTCCAGTGAAGAACATTGGGATGGCCGGCTGGATGCCTAG
- a CDS encoding ABC transporter related protein (PFAM: ABC transporter~COGs: COG1121 ABC-type Mn/Zn transport systems ATPase component~InterPro IPR003593: IPR003439~KEGG: syp:SYNPCC7002_A2500 ABC transporter~PFAM: ABC transporter related~SMART: AAA ATPase~SPTR: ABC transporter) yields the protein MKQKVISLKGVWAGYGNNNVIEDINFSVKKGDFVGIIGPNGGGKSTLLKVILGLITPYKGEVKVMGLPPEEGREFVGWVPQESDMDRDFPIKVLDVVLMGRMGRKKLLRSYSKEDKNKASEALEMVGLQNIAQKPIGEISLGQRQRVYIARALAKDPEILLLDEPLASVDPNTSEVIYGLLKDLNESSAITIVMVTHDVGAVSSYVKSVGCLNRKLYYYDEKTLTQGMIDAAYHCPVDLIAHGVPHRVLPKINQEETKR from the coding sequence ATGAAACAAAAAGTCATAAGCTTAAAGGGCGTTTGGGCAGGGTACGGCAACAACAACGTGATAGAGGACATAAACTTTTCTGTGAAGAAGGGGGATTTCGTGGGCATTATAGGCCCCAATGGAGGCGGGAAATCCACCCTGCTAAAGGTCATATTGGGCCTCATAACACCTTACAAGGGAGAGGTGAAGGTCATGGGCCTTCCTCCAGAGGAAGGCCGGGAATTCGTGGGGTGGGTTCCCCAGGAAAGCGATATGGACAGGGACTTTCCCATAAAGGTCCTTGACGTGGTGCTAATGGGACGAATGGGAAGGAAAAAACTTCTTCGCTCCTACTCCAAGGAGGATAAAAATAAGGCTTCAGAGGCCCTCGAGATGGTGGGTCTACAAAACATCGCTCAAAAACCCATAGGTGAGATATCCCTGGGACAGAGGCAGCGGGTCTATATAGCCCGGGCTCTGGCAAAGGACCCGGAGATCCTACTTCTTGACGAGCCCTTGGCGAGTGTGGATCCCAACACCAGCGAGGTCATTTATGGCCTGCTCAAGGACCTTAACGAAAGCAGCGCCATAACCATAGTGATGGTAACCCACGACGTGGGGGCTGTGTCCTCTTACGTCAAATCCGTAGGGTGCCTGAACAGGAAGCTCTACTATTACGACGAAAAAACCCTTACCCAGGGCATGATAGACGCCGCCTACCACTGCCCTGTTGACCTGATAGCCCATGGAGTGCCCCACAGGGTGCTCCCCAAAATAAACCAGGAGGAAACCAAAAGATGA
- a CDS encoding glutamate racemase (PFAM: Asp/Glu/Hydantoin racemase~KEGG: rfr:Rfer_0241 hypothetical protein~SPTR: Putative uncharacterized protein), with protein sequence MTNTTEKPRIGILCWEAGQSPRGLEQLETLKGNSTNPDTYDFPVRFCKVKGANIETILENPCRKVMERMIEEAQKMVKEGVKAITTSCGFNAIFQRELTDSLDVPVFTSSLLQVPMVFHTLGRNKHIGVITAKKAALREEHLRAVGITSEMPVEIFGMEECPEWNKIFIAPNEDVDLDVIREEVVSTAVKAVKENPKIGAFVLECTDLPPFAQRIREVTGKPVFDFVTLVNYINSAIP encoded by the coding sequence ATGACCAACACTACAGAAAAACCGCGCATAGGAATACTCTGCTGGGAAGCCGGGCAATCACCAAGGGGACTGGAACAGCTTGAGACCCTCAAGGGGAACAGCACGAATCCTGACACTTACGATTTCCCAGTGAGGTTCTGCAAGGTCAAAGGTGCCAACATAGAGACCATCCTCGAGAACCCCTGCAGGAAGGTCATGGAGAGGATGATAGAAGAGGCCCAAAAGATGGTGAAAGAGGGCGTGAAAGCCATAACCACAAGCTGCGGCTTCAACGCCATATTCCAGCGGGAGCTGACGGACTCCCTTGACGTTCCGGTCTTTACATCCAGCCTCCTTCAAGTCCCCATGGTTTTCCACACCCTTGGGAGGAACAAACACATAGGAGTGATAACAGCCAAAAAGGCCGCCCTCCGAGAGGAACACCTAAGAGCCGTGGGCATAACCTCCGAAATGCCCGTTGAGATCTTCGGAATGGAGGAGTGTCCAGAGTGGAACAAAATATTCATCGCTCCCAATGAGGACGTGGACCTCGACGTAATAAGGGAGGAAGTGGTCTCAACAGCTGTGAAGGCCGTAAAAGAAAACCCAAAAATTGGAGCCTTCGTGCTGGAATGTACCGACCTTCCCCCGTTCGCACAAAGGATAAGGGAAGTAACGGGAAAACCTGTCTTTGACTTCGTGACATTGGTAAACTACATAAACAGCGCCATCCCTTAA
- a CDS encoding hypothetical protein (KEGG: npu:Npun_R3960 hypothetical protein~SPTR: Putative uncharacterized protein) codes for MKKYLSCIFAFLLAFGGFVSEAQASDTLKLLFGGDTYFGESYGVFETGASPQGEPGIYNKSSST; via the coding sequence ATGAAAAAATACTTAAGCTGCATTTTTGCGTTTCTTCTTGCCTTCGGAGGGTTCGTGTCTGAAGCCCAGGCTTCAGACACATTGAAGCTCCTCTTTGGAGGGGACACATACTTTGGTGAAAGCTACGGCGTCTTCGAAACCGGCGCGTCCCCCCAGGGCGAACCTGGAATATACAACAAAAGCTCCTCCACATAG
- a CDS encoding ABC transporter, ATPase, predicted (PFAM: Predicted ATPase of the ABC class~COGs: COG3044 ATPase of the ABC class~InterPro IPR019195~KEGG: hor:Hore_11360 predicted ATPase of the ABC class~PFAM: ABC transporter, ATPase, predicted~SPTR: Predicted ATPase of the ABC class) yields the protein MESERLKKILLSIDGRGYKAYKQIEGSYKFGFFDLFIDHVQGDPFAAPSRLRVRVKQEVAQIPGWAFENPHRQMACCDFLTRTFAKAIRKYAEGKRGSGKSGLFAVDVPGQQVLKRTSCLVNEAFVEIRFVCGLPAAGRRALGREAMEMFFDELPRIVEEALLYRNINEENLKRHVEVVEDHFYIKEQLKEQKLVSFIADGSILPRESGVSQRPMRREDAVAFSSPPSLRVTMTLPNRGEITGMGIPEGVTLITGGGYHGKTTLLEAIEMGVYPHIPGDGREYVATVEETAKIRAEDGRSVKGVDISPFINNLPGGKDTSFFSTEDASGSTSQAANIQEALEMGVKLLLIDEDTSATNFMIRDARMQRLIAKDKEPITPFIDHVRGLFEQLGVSTILVIGGSGDYLDVADKVIMMDEYVPLDVTQEAMSVAQSIKTNRAKEAQKVPFIPSSRVPVPGSINPHLGKKLKIKANGLRSITFGRDNMDLGALSLLVDESQTRMIAQIWHYAYVKGYIDGRRSIVEIIDKVFGDIQEKGMDVISPHRYGHPGDYALPRKFETAFAINRLRSLKIARAQ from the coding sequence TTGGAGAGCGAACGACTGAAAAAAATATTACTGTCCATAGATGGTCGGGGCTACAAGGCCTATAAGCAGATAGAGGGTTCCTACAAGTTCGGCTTCTTCGATCTTTTCATAGACCATGTTCAGGGAGACCCTTTCGCAGCTCCCAGCAGGCTAAGGGTAAGAGTCAAGCAAGAGGTTGCCCAGATCCCCGGATGGGCCTTTGAAAACCCTCACAGGCAAATGGCTTGCTGCGATTTTTTGACCAGAACTTTTGCAAAGGCCATAAGGAAATATGCAGAGGGAAAAAGGGGCAGCGGAAAATCAGGGCTTTTTGCCGTGGATGTTCCAGGGCAACAGGTATTGAAGCGCACGTCCTGCTTGGTTAATGAAGCTTTCGTGGAGATTCGGTTTGTGTGCGGTTTGCCCGCGGCAGGAAGAAGGGCTCTGGGCAGAGAGGCCATGGAGATGTTCTTTGACGAACTGCCGAGGATTGTTGAGGAGGCTTTGCTTTACAGAAACATAAACGAAGAAAATTTAAAAAGACACGTGGAAGTAGTGGAGGACCACTTTTACATAAAAGAACAACTTAAAGAACAAAAGCTCGTTTCCTTCATAGCCGATGGATCTATATTGCCCCGAGAAAGTGGAGTTTCCCAGCGTCCCATGAGGAGGGAGGATGCTGTTGCCTTTAGTAGCCCTCCAAGCCTGAGGGTAACGATGACCTTGCCTAACAGGGGAGAGATAACAGGCATGGGCATTCCTGAAGGAGTGACCCTCATAACCGGCGGAGGATACCATGGCAAAACGACCCTTCTTGAGGCTATAGAGATGGGCGTTTATCCCCACATTCCTGGAGACGGCAGGGAATATGTAGCCACCGTGGAGGAGACCGCAAAGATACGGGCTGAGGATGGCCGAAGCGTAAAGGGAGTGGACATTTCTCCGTTCATAAACAACCTTCCTGGAGGGAAGGACACCTCCTTTTTCTCCACGGAGGACGCCTCGGGCTCCACATCCCAGGCCGCGAACATACAGGAGGCCCTTGAAATGGGGGTCAAGCTTTTGCTTATCGACGAGGACACCTCTGCGACCAACTTCATGATAAGGGATGCAAGGATGCAGAGGCTGATTGCCAAGGACAAAGAACCCATAACGCCCTTCATAGATCATGTAAGGGGGCTTTTCGAGCAATTGGGGGTCTCGACCATCCTCGTTATAGGCGGAAGCGGAGATTACCTGGATGTTGCGGATAAGGTGATAATGATGGATGAGTACGTTCCGTTGGACGTGACCCAGGAAGCTATGTCGGTGGCCCAAAGTATAAAGACCAACAGAGCCAAAGAGGCTCAAAAGGTCCCATTCATACCCTCTTCTAGGGTGCCTGTCCCCGGAAGCATAAATCCTCACCTAGGCAAGAAGCTTAAGATCAAGGCAAATGGTCTTAGAAGTATAACCTTTGGTAGGGACAACATGGACCTTGGTGCACTCTCTCTGCTCGTAGACGAGAGTCAGACTAGAATGATAGCCCAAATCTGGCATTACGCATACGTAAAGGGCTACATAGATGGTCGAAGGAGCATAGTGGAGATAATAGATAAAGTGTTTGGGGACATACAGGAAAAGGGTATGGACGTCATCTCCCCTCACCGCTATGGCCATCCGGGGGATTACGCCTTACCCAGGAAGTTCGAGACGGCTTTCGCGATAAATAGGCTGAGGAGCCTAAAAATTGCAAGGGCGCAATAG
- a CDS encoding nicotinate-nucleotide/dimethylbenzimidazolephosp horibosyltransferase (PFAM: Phosphoribosyltransferase~TIGRFAM: nicotinate-nucleotide--dimethylbenzimidazole phosphoribosyltransferase~COGs: COG2038 NaMN:DMB phosphoribosyltransferase~InterPro IPR017846: IPR003200~KEGG: pth:PTH_0931 NaMN:DMB phosphoribosyltransferase~PFAM: Nicotinate-nucleotide-dimethylbenzimidazole phosphoribosyltransferase~PRIAM: Nicotinate-nucleotide--dimethylbenzimidazole phosphoribosyltransferase~SPTR: Nicotinate-nucleotide--dimethylbenzimidazole phosphoribosyltransferase;~TIGRFAM:nicotinate-nucleotide/dimethylbenzimidazole phosphoribosyltransferase), protein MLEEAITRIEDLDYESMERAQRRLDNLTKPRGSLGMLEQLAVQMAGITRNPRPKLGKKVSVVMAADHGVVAEGVSAFPQEVTPQMVVNFLNGGAAINVLSRHAGAEVVCVDVGVAVDLDAPGLKVRKVKYGTDNFACGPAMTREEAVRAIEVGIDVAYELIEKGASIFAIGEMGIGNTTPSSAIVALYSGRPLDEVVGRGTGIGEDRVPVKKNAIERGIKINKPDVKDPIDVVSKVGGLEIAGMAGCMLGAASRRIPVVVDGFISSAAALIASKIEPKATNYMIGSHLSQEPGHKIALDLIGLKPLMHLDMRLGEGTGAVLAFNLIEAALRILDEMATFEDAGVSTEIA, encoded by the coding sequence ATGCTCGAGGAAGCGATAACCCGTATTGAGGACCTTGATTATGAATCCATGGAAAGAGCTCAAAGGAGATTGGATAATTTGACCAAGCCAAGAGGGAGCCTTGGAATGCTTGAGCAATTGGCCGTACAAATGGCTGGTATTACAAGAAATCCAAGGCCAAAACTTGGCAAGAAGGTCTCGGTAGTAATGGCGGCCGATCACGGGGTAGTGGCGGAAGGAGTAAGTGCTTTCCCTCAGGAGGTAACCCCCCAGATGGTGGTCAACTTTCTGAATGGCGGAGCGGCCATAAATGTTCTGAGCAGGCACGCAGGTGCAGAGGTGGTTTGTGTGGATGTTGGAGTGGCGGTGGATTTGGACGCTCCAGGTTTGAAGGTAAGGAAAGTAAAGTACGGGACGGACAACTTTGCCTGTGGTCCTGCTATGACCAGAGAGGAGGCAGTAAGGGCCATAGAAGTGGGCATTGATGTGGCTTATGAGCTGATAGAAAAAGGAGCATCTATTTTTGCCATTGGAGAGATGGGCATAGGAAATACTACGCCTAGTAGCGCTATCGTAGCTCTTTATTCTGGAAGGCCCCTTGACGAGGTCGTGGGCAGGGGAACTGGCATAGGGGAAGATAGGGTGCCTGTCAAAAAGAATGCCATAGAGAGAGGGATAAAGATAAACAAGCCAGATGTGAAAGACCCCATCGATGTGGTGTCCAAGGTGGGGGGACTGGAGATAGCCGGCATGGCAGGCTGCATGCTTGGAGCGGCTTCCAGAAGGATTCCTGTGGTGGTTGACGGATTCATATCCTCGGCTGCCGCTTTGATAGCTTCGAAGATAGAGCCAAAGGCCACAAACTACATGATAGGGTCTCATCTTTCACAGGAGCCAGGCCACAAGATAGCCTTGGACCTGATAGGCTTGAAGCCCTTGATGCATTTGGATATGAGGTTGGGAGAGGGCACAGGCGCCGTTTTGGCTTTCAATTTGATAGAGGCGGCACTGAGGATTTTAGACGAAATGGCTACCTTTGAGGATGCTGGAGTCTCCACTGAGATAGCCTAG
- a CDS encoding periplasmic solute binding protein (PFAM: Periplasmic solute binding protein family~COGs: COG0803 ABC-type metal ion transport system periplasmic component/surface adhesin~InterPro IPR006127~KEGG: cyh:Cyan8802_3938 periplasmic solute binding protein~PFAM: periplasmic solute binding protein~SPTR: Periplasmic solute binding protein): MKGKVAGLFLFFSLIIFVLLSPIAGWASQEEKLLVAASILPQRYFIERIADQKVQIEIMVPPGANPATYEPKPSQLVSLSRASLYFAIGVPFEKAYLGRFFQINKNMVVVDTSEGISKIPISSIHDLTNGENGKSHGHEHSQGELDPHIWLSPRLVKIQAQNIQRALSSADPQNTKSYQKNLKRFLKELDELDEEIRGKLSETKGKKFMVFHPSWGYFARDYGLDMIPIEVEGSEPSAAELAKIISIAQKEKIRIIITQPEFPSRSAKVIAQEVGCRVVPISPLAPNWRENLLLLGDTLAEALKDNSREETKP, encoded by the coding sequence ATGAAGGGAAAAGTTGCGGGGCTTTTTCTCTTTTTTTCCTTGATAATATTTGTCTTGCTGTCCCCTATTGCGGGGTGGGCCTCCCAGGAGGAGAAGCTGTTGGTTGCAGCCAGCATACTCCCCCAAAGATACTTCATTGAGCGGATAGCTGACCAAAAGGTCCAGATAGAAATAATGGTTCCGCCTGGAGCCAACCCTGCGACATACGAACCCAAGCCATCTCAGCTTGTATCCTTGAGCCGGGCCTCCCTTTACTTCGCCATCGGCGTTCCCTTTGAAAAGGCGTACCTTGGGCGTTTTTTTCAGATAAACAAGAATATGGTTGTCGTTGATACATCTGAGGGGATCTCCAAAATACCCATAAGCTCCATACACGACCTAACCAACGGCGAAAACGGCAAAAGCCACGGTCATGAACATTCGCAAGGGGAGCTTGATCCTCACATCTGGCTTTCCCCGAGGCTTGTGAAAATTCAGGCACAAAACATTCAAAGGGCCCTTTCTTCGGCGGATCCCCAAAACACCAAGTCATATCAAAAGAACCTAAAGAGGTTCCTCAAGGAACTGGACGAATTGGACGAAGAGATAAGGGGCAAGCTCTCCGAGACAAAGGGCAAAAAATTCATGGTGTTTCATCCCTCTTGGGGTTATTTTGCCAGGGACTACGGCCTTGATATGATCCCCATAGAGGTGGAAGGAAGCGAACCCAGCGCAGCGGAACTAGCCAAGATCATAAGCATCGCCCAAAAAGAGAAGATAAGGATAATCATCACTCAACCGGAGTTTCCAAGCCGATCAGCAAAGGTCATAGCCCAGGAGGTAGGGTGCAGGGTGGTCCCCATAAGCCCCTTGGCGCCCAACTGGAGAGAGAACCTCCTGCTTCTGGGGGACACCTTGGCTGAAGCTCTGAAAGACAACTCCCGCGAGGAGACCAAGCCATGA